In Mongoliitalea daihaiensis, one DNA window encodes the following:
- a CDS encoding fasciclin domain-containing protein, with protein MNLLRSLSLTALCGAMFFAVSCDNKSSEVTEEEVVEVVEVEETPTTVVDIAVGSADHTTLVAAVSAAGLVETLSGDGPFTVFAPTNDAFAALPAGTVESLLEEANKDQLTAVLTYHVVAGNVLSGDLSDGQVVTTLNGQTLTVSIKDGKVMINGATVVAADLAGSNGVVHVIDSVLLPK; from the coding sequence ATGAATTTATTAAGATCCTTATCCCTTACCGCCCTATGCGGTGCTATGTTTTTCGCAGTAAGTTGCGATAACAAATCTTCGGAAGTCACTGAAGAAGAAGTTGTAGAAGTTGTAGAGGTTGAAGAAACTCCTACGACCGTTGTAGATATTGCAGTAGGTTCAGCTGATCATACCACCTTGGTTGCAGCAGTATCAGCAGCAGGTCTAGTTGAAACTTTAAGCGGTGATGGTCCATTTACTGTTTTTGCACCTACCAACGATGCATTCGCTGCACTTCCTGCAGGTACTGTAGAAAGCTTATTGGAAGAAGCAAACAAAGATCAATTAACAGCTGTGTTGACATACCACGTAGTAGCTGGAAATGTGTTGTCAGGTGATCTATCTGATGGACAAGTTGTGACTACGTTGAATGGTCAAACTCTAACTGTAAGCATCAAAGATGGTAAAGTAATGATCAATGGCGCAACTGTTGTAGCTGCAGATCTTGCAGGTAGCAATGGCGTGGTACATGTAATTGATTCAGTATTATTACCAAAATAA
- a CDS encoding DUF2254 domain-containing protein: MKKLLFKWDKLSGTFWFIPVMIIIISILLSFSLVYLDSIFTLPQNSLGRLFVVNSSDSARIILSTISGAMLGVAGTVFSITLVVLTLASSQFGPSLIKNFMYVRLNQVVLGSYISTYLYCLLVLNAIKDGENYTFIPSISIIMAIVIAIANIVLLIIFIHRIAVSIQADKVISDISIFISQQLETLFPEKIEEKKEFEDNDDLISAFKKRIPINSPKSGYLQYIDNEALIEMLGDRDSLLELYYRPGGHLVEGLEIGVLYLNENWEKPEFTSIFEHLVIGKTKTSQQDLEFSIYQMVEIASRALSPGVNDPFTAISCIDNLTTTMCYLAKAKFPSKYRFDSKGNLRIIADVLNFEGVLDAAFNQIRQYSIGSIAVIIRLMKALVTIYKFTSKENHKKAVMKHAEMVLRLGKETIKELNDLTDLTNIAEEILKDGLAMGIKRTE; the protein is encoded by the coding sequence ATGAAAAAACTATTATTTAAGTGGGATAAATTAAGTGGGACTTTCTGGTTTATTCCAGTGATGATCATCATTATTTCAATTCTCCTATCATTTAGCTTAGTGTATTTGGATAGTATTTTTACTTTGCCGCAAAATAGCCTTGGCCGTCTCTTTGTTGTGAATAGTTCGGATTCTGCCCGGATTATTTTGTCCACTATTTCTGGGGCAATGTTGGGAGTGGCTGGGACTGTATTTTCCATCACACTTGTGGTCCTTACGCTGGCATCTTCTCAATTCGGCCCGAGTCTAATCAAAAATTTTATGTATGTTAGGTTGAATCAGGTAGTATTAGGTTCGTATATTTCAACTTATCTCTATTGTCTGCTAGTTTTAAATGCTATAAAAGATGGAGAAAACTATACTTTTATCCCTTCCATATCCATAATCATGGCGATTGTAATCGCCATAGCCAATATTGTTTTACTAATCATTTTTATCCATCGGATTGCTGTAAGCATTCAAGCAGATAAAGTGATATCTGATATTTCAATCTTTATATCTCAACAGCTTGAAACCTTGTTTCCTGAAAAAATAGAGGAGAAAAAAGAATTTGAAGATAATGATGATCTAATTTCCGCTTTTAAAAAGCGCATTCCTATAAATTCTCCTAAAAGCGGTTATCTTCAGTACATTGATAATGAAGCGTTGATAGAAATGTTAGGAGACCGTGATTCATTACTGGAGTTGTATTACAGGCCTGGAGGGCACCTAGTGGAAGGACTAGAGATTGGGGTGCTCTATTTGAATGAAAATTGGGAAAAACCGGAGTTTACAAGCATTTTCGAGCATTTGGTGATAGGTAAAACAAAAACATCTCAACAAGACCTTGAATTCTCTATCTATCAAATGGTTGAAATAGCTTCCCGTGCACTTTCGCCAGGAGTTAATGATCCATTCACAGCGATCTCTTGCATTGATAACCTGACAACTACTATGTGCTATCTGGCCAAAGCTAAATTTCCTTCAAAATATCGTTTTGATAGTAAGGGTAATCTCAGGATTATTGCGGATGTATTGAATTTTGAGGGAGTTTTAGATGCTGCTTTCAACCAAATCCGACAGTATTCAATAGGAAGTATAGCTGTTATCATTAGATTAATGAAAGCATTAGTAACCATATATAAATTCACAAGCAAAGAAAACCATAAAAAAGCTGTCATGAAGCATGCCGAGATGGTTTTAAGATTAGGTAAGGAAACTATCAAAGAGCTGAATGACCTAACTGACTTAACGAATATAGCAGAAGAAATTTTAAAGGATGGTTTAGCCATGGGGATTAAACGTACGGAGTGA
- the corA gene encoding magnesium/cobalt transporter CorA: MEFLKPVRLVSILNRKKDDPSKFVFTGNLTIQETDIQLFKYRKEAFVEEKNISPDILHTFEKNGYNYWLNIYGLNETATIASICEKQGIHSLVIQDILDVNQRPKFQEYEYFSFLTLKSIVPSENEMITEQISFVFGVNFLISFQERKADFFEHLRIRIREDKGILRERSADYLLYAMLESILDNYFKTLSRVDEEIEKFNFTNTKKEPSPNALELIENHKKFVHFIKKSILPIKEFAQIVERGECHYIEKKHLKYFLEIKDLCLTLIDNSDMILSSLESQTNLFFSVQGHRMNQVMKTLTIVATIFIPLTFIAGIYGMNFSNMPELEWKYGYVGIWSIMLSVFFGMVIYFRRKKWF, encoded by the coding sequence ATGGAATTTTTAAAACCCGTAAGATTAGTATCTATCCTAAATCGAAAAAAAGACGATCCTAGTAAATTTGTTTTTACGGGTAACTTAACCATTCAGGAGACCGATATTCAACTGTTTAAATACAGAAAAGAAGCATTTGTTGAAGAGAAAAATATATCACCTGATATCCTTCATACATTTGAAAAGAACGGATATAATTATTGGTTGAATATCTACGGCTTAAATGAAACGGCAACCATAGCATCAATTTGTGAGAAACAAGGCATCCACAGCTTAGTGATCCAAGATATTTTAGATGTAAATCAAAGACCTAAATTTCAAGAGTATGAATATTTTTCTTTTTTGACTTTAAAATCCATTGTTCCTTCCGAAAATGAAATGATAACTGAACAAATTAGTTTTGTTTTTGGAGTAAACTTTTTGATCTCTTTTCAAGAAAGAAAAGCAGACTTTTTTGAACATCTCAGAATCAGGATAAGAGAAGACAAAGGGATCTTAAGGGAGCGTTCTGCTGATTATCTGCTCTATGCAATGCTTGAATCAATTTTAGACAATTATTTTAAGACTCTAAGTAGGGTAGACGAAGAGATTGAGAAATTTAATTTCACGAATACTAAAAAAGAACCATCTCCAAATGCACTTGAATTGATTGAAAATCATAAAAAATTTGTCCACTTTATTAAGAAGTCCATTCTTCCAATCAAAGAATTCGCACAAATAGTGGAGCGTGGAGAATGTCATTATATTGAAAAAAAGCACCTAAAATATTTTTTGGAAATCAAGGATTTATGCTTAACCCTGATTGATAATAGTGATATGATTCTTTCATCGCTTGAGAGTCAGACAAATTTATTTTTTTCTGTACAAGGTCATCGGATGAATCAAGTAATGAAAACCTTGACTATCGTGGCAACGATATTTATTCCTTTGACCTTCATTGCGGGTATTTATGGAATGAATTTTTCAAATATGCCCGAACTTGAATGGAAATATGGTTATGTGGGTATATGGTCTATTATGTTGAGTGTTTTCTTTGGTATGGTAATTTATTTTCGTAGGAAGAAATGGTTTTAA
- a CDS encoding DUF6544 family protein, with amino-acid sequence MKVIFLIIVLIHGLIHLLGFVKGFELREVKELTLPISKPMGVGWLTSTFLFLTYGSLHLLNSKYAWLIGLVAVILSQVLIIFFWKDAKFGTIPNSIILVVSIVSFGYYNFQKVIQQETTQLLNKNVTIENRTLLESDLTNLPEPVKKWLKNSGVIGKPLISYGKVTQVAEMQMKPEQDNWLTATAIQYTSIDNPGFIWSVDARMNSLLHFQGRDKFEDGKGEMLIKLNSLFNIVNERGEKLDEGTLQRYLGEMVWFPSLALSSYITWEQLDENKAKATMTYKGTSGSGTFHFNSNGDITKYSALRYKGNEIDAKRHDWEMNILDYKSFEGIKVPTKMTSTWKLDDRDWTWLKLEVTDISYNKNTSH; translated from the coding sequence ATGAAAGTTATATTTTTGATTATTGTTCTGATTCACGGACTAATCCATCTGCTTGGATTTGTCAAAGGCTTTGAATTGAGAGAAGTCAAAGAATTAACACTTCCTATTTCAAAGCCAATGGGGGTTGGTTGGTTGACTTCAACATTCCTATTTTTGACGTATGGATCATTGCACTTATTAAATTCCAAATATGCTTGGCTAATAGGACTTGTTGCAGTAATTCTTTCACAAGTGCTAATTATCTTTTTTTGGAAAGACGCAAAGTTCGGGACTATACCCAATAGTATCATTTTGGTGGTTTCAATAGTTTCATTTGGTTATTATAACTTTCAGAAAGTCATTCAACAAGAGACAACACAGTTGCTCAATAAAAATGTCACTATAGAAAACAGAACTTTACTTGAAAGTGATTTAACCAATTTACCCGAACCGGTAAAAAAATGGTTGAAAAATTCAGGCGTAATAGGAAAACCACTTATAAGTTATGGCAAAGTAACTCAAGTGGCTGAAATGCAAATGAAACCAGAGCAAGACAATTGGTTGACGGCAACAGCGATACAATATACAAGTATTGACAATCCTGGATTTATATGGTCAGTAGATGCGAGAATGAATAGCTTGTTGCACTTTCAAGGACGAGATAAGTTTGAGGATGGCAAGGGCGAAATGCTGATTAAATTGAACTCCTTATTCAACATTGTAAACGAGCGGGGAGAAAAATTAGATGAAGGCACATTGCAGCGTTACCTTGGTGAAATGGTTTGGTTTCCTTCTTTGGCTTTGAGTTCATACATAACTTGGGAACAACTCGACGAGAATAAAGCAAAAGCGACCATGACCTACAAAGGAACTTCTGGCAGCGGGACATTTCATTTTAATTCAAATGGTGACATTACAAAATATTCGGCATTGCGTTATAAAGGCAACGAAATTGACGCAAAAAGGCACGATTGGGAAATGAACATATTGGATTATAAATCATTTGAAGGTATAAAAGTTCCAACAAAAATGACATCTACTTGGAAGCTCGACGATAGAGATTGGACTTGGTTAAAATTGGAAGTTACAGACATATCATACAACAAGAATACCAGCCACTAA
- a CDS encoding ATP-binding protein, which produces MSLFKFRVIHPTKPQQQQFKSSGSPVFDDFIATHKLQTAETTVLLLGLIPFLNPNFLFHAIKEIFDAIKDKPIIGGYRGKNHRGILPNAELALFLLAGEDLRNRIQFMHLFESDHLFSKKKILSISKQEELEPHYSKPYLISQEYFDLFVLGKRYSPSLSPKFPAQLLQTQLEWSDLVLGSNTATQIEEIKIWLDHNAELMKDSVLGKKIKSGYVALFYGPSGTGKTLTATLLGTYTGKDVYRIDLSQVISKYIGETEKNLSQLFEEAKDRDWILFFDEADSIFGKRTNVKDAHDKYANQEVSYLLQQVENHDGLVILASNFKGNIDTAFTRRFQSIIEFETPKASERLEIWKKAIPGSLPLEEAGSLTSIAQKYELNGANIINIVHYASLQSLHMKEKKLSTQHLMKGIKREFKKEGKIL; this is translated from the coding sequence GTGAGCCTTTTTAAATTTAGGGTAATTCACCCTACAAAACCACAACAGCAACAGTTCAAAAGCTCTGGAAGTCCTGTGTTTGATGACTTTATTGCAACGCACAAGTTACAGACTGCAGAAACAACCGTATTACTCTTAGGGCTTATTCCTTTTTTGAATCCCAACTTTTTGTTTCATGCCATTAAAGAAATTTTTGATGCCATCAAGGATAAGCCCATTATCGGAGGCTATCGGGGCAAAAATCATCGTGGTATATTACCGAATGCTGAATTAGCACTATTTCTCTTGGCTGGAGAAGACTTACGCAATAGGATTCAATTCATGCATCTTTTTGAAAGTGATCACTTGTTTTCGAAAAAAAAGATCCTAAGTATTTCCAAACAAGAGGAGTTAGAACCCCATTATTCGAAGCCATACCTGATTAGTCAGGAGTACTTCGATCTTTTTGTTTTGGGTAAGAGGTATAGTCCTTCACTCAGCCCCAAGTTTCCAGCACAACTCCTCCAAACACAGTTGGAATGGTCCGATCTGGTTTTGGGAAGTAATACAGCTACTCAAATTGAAGAAATCAAAATCTGGTTGGATCATAATGCAGAGTTGATGAAAGATTCTGTTTTGGGAAAGAAGATTAAGTCCGGTTATGTAGCACTTTTTTATGGACCCTCTGGTACTGGGAAAACGCTTACAGCGACTTTATTGGGCACATACACTGGCAAGGACGTTTATAGAATAGATTTATCACAGGTGATTTCAAAGTATATAGGGGAAACTGAAAAAAATCTCTCTCAACTTTTTGAGGAAGCTAAAGATAGGGATTGGATACTTTTCTTTGATGAAGCAGATTCCATTTTTGGTAAACGTACCAATGTGAAGGATGCTCATGATAAGTATGCGAATCAAGAAGTCTCATACCTTCTTCAACAGGTTGAAAACCATGATGGCTTAGTCATATTAGCTTCCAATTTTAAAGGAAACATTGATACAGCTTTTACTCGGAGATTTCAATCCATCATCGAATTTGAAACGCCCAAAGCAAGCGAAAGATTGGAAATATGGAAGAAAGCCATTCCTGGAAGTTTGCCTCTAGAGGAAGCAGGAAGCTTAACCTCCATCGCACAAAAATATGAGTTGAATGGAGCCAATATTATCAATATAGTTCACTACGCCAGTTTGCAGTCTCTCCATATGAAAGAAAAAAAGCTGTCAACGCAGCACCTAATGAAAGGAATTAAGCGAGAGTTTAAAAAGGAGGGGAAAATTCTGTAA
- a CDS encoding DUF418 domain-containing protein — translation MKERIIGIDIARALAVFGMIIVNFKIVLGENGLNWVKSFASAFDGKASATFVVLAGIGLALMTNSALRTNDFQKIQIARIKIAKRALFLFIIGLSYIVIWPADILHFYGVYMLFILILLTSNGKTIIISTIGLILIYPFILGVLDYENGWDFETLHYLDFWTFNGFFRNLLFNGFHPVIPWASFMLFGFWFGKQDLRNDRFIKKAFWVSSIAFVVILILSHVSISFLSKGNEQTVNELSQIIGTNPMPPLPIYMANGIAISISIISACIIIGKIFSKNKLLLALNKTGQLALTFYVAHVIIGMGIIEAINPEKMGNYPIEFSVGYALLFSFLCIFFATFWLKRRENGPVEWVMKKIIG, via the coding sequence GTGAAAGAAAGAATAATCGGAATTGATATCGCAAGAGCATTAGCTGTTTTTGGAATGATAATCGTTAATTTTAAAATTGTACTTGGCGAAAATGGTTTGAATTGGGTCAAATCATTTGCAAGTGCTTTTGATGGAAAGGCATCAGCAACTTTCGTCGTTTTAGCAGGTATTGGACTTGCTTTGATGACAAATTCAGCATTGAGAACTAATGATTTCCAAAAAATACAAATAGCCCGAATAAAAATTGCCAAAAGAGCCTTGTTTCTTTTCATTATTGGTCTTTCGTATATTGTAATTTGGCCAGCGGATATCTTGCATTTTTATGGAGTTTATATGCTCTTTATTTTAATTTTGTTAACGAGCAATGGGAAAACTATTATTATTTCGACAATTGGATTAATCCTGATCTACCCATTTATTTTAGGAGTTTTGGATTATGAAAATGGTTGGGATTTTGAAACTTTACACTATCTCGATTTTTGGACATTTAATGGTTTTTTTAGAAATCTACTCTTCAATGGTTTTCACCCAGTAATTCCTTGGGCTTCTTTTATGCTTTTTGGTTTTTGGTTTGGTAAACAGGATTTAAGAAACGACCGATTCATCAAAAAAGCCTTTTGGGTTAGTTCCATCGCTTTTGTTGTAATTTTAATTTTATCACACGTGTCAATTTCATTTTTATCAAAAGGAAATGAGCAAACAGTAAATGAATTATCACAAATAATTGGAACAAATCCAATGCCACCATTGCCAATATATATGGCTAATGGAATTGCAATTTCCATATCAATTATATCAGCTTGTATCATAATCGGTAAAATATTTTCAAAAAATAAATTACTCTTGGCTTTAAATAAAACAGGGCAACTGGCTTTAACTTTTTATGTCGCTCACGTAATTATCGGGATGGGAATTATTGAGGCGATTAACCCAGAAAAAATGGGGAATTATCCAATAGAATTTTCAGTGGGTTATGCTTTATTATTCAGTTTCTTATGTATATTTTTTGCAACTTTTTGGTTAAAACGCAGAGAAAATGGACCAGTAGAATGGGTAATGAAAAAAATAATTGGTTAA